A single genomic interval of Koleobacter methoxysyntrophicus harbors:
- the spoIIIAE gene encoding stage III sporulation protein AE, whose product MGKIKPFKISILMISIIFLLSGMTFAQEEIDIIDEQISKLDFSQVEELLNSMNRDVEEFIPEFTIDNLINLIKNKDINYSFKSFFAGVFNYFFKEVIANSQLLAKLIILAVLLAILQNLQSAFEKDNISKLAYSVCYLILIGIIVNSFTIALSLGKQAINDMVNFLHAILPLLLSLLVALGGFASAAVFHPIILMTISGVGTLIRDILLPLIFLSSILTIVDNITDAYKVSRMSGLLREISIGLLGFFLSIFLGVMIIQGAGAAVADGVSVRTAKFATKNFFPIVGGIFADAIDMVIGCSLLLKNSIGIFGAIVVFLICIFPVIKIISIMVIYKIASALVEPLGENKIVKCLNDVGNSLTMIFVCVSAVAMMLFIAITIIIGAGNVMVMMR is encoded by the coding sequence ATGGGAAAAATTAAACCCTTTAAAATAAGTATTCTTATGATTAGTATAATTTTTTTGCTGTCAGGTATGACATTTGCCCAGGAGGAAATTGATATAATCGACGAACAGATTTCAAAACTTGATTTTAGTCAGGTTGAGGAATTATTAAATTCAATGAACAGGGATGTAGAGGAATTTATACCTGAATTTACCATAGATAATTTAATAAACCTTATCAAAAATAAGGATATAAATTATTCTTTCAAATCGTTTTTCGCAGGGGTATTTAATTATTTTTTTAAAGAAGTTATAGCAAATTCCCAGTTATTAGCAAAATTAATTATACTCGCCGTATTGCTGGCAATTTTGCAAAATCTCCAGTCTGCTTTTGAAAAAGATAATATCAGTAAACTGGCATATAGTGTATGCTATTTGATATTGATAGGGATTATAGTCAACAGTTTTACGATTGCCCTCTCCTTAGGAAAACAAGCGATTAACGATATGGTTAATTTCCTGCATGCAATTCTTCCCCTTTTATTGAGTTTGCTTGTTGCCCTTGGTGGTTTTGCCTCTGCTGCTGTTTTTCATCCCATTATTCTCATGACTATAAGTGGAGTGGGCACTTTAATAAGGGACATACTTTTGCCTTTAATTTTTTTATCATCAATCCTTACAATTGTTGACAATATAACAGATGCCTACAAGGTTTCACGAATGTCCGGTTTGTTAAGGGAAATAAGTATAGGTTTGTTAGGTTTTTTCCTTAGCATTTTTTTAGGTGTAATGATAATCCAGGGAGCAGGTGCTGCTGTAGCCGATGGTGTATCCGTTAGGACAGCTAAGTTTGCTACGAAAAACTTTTTCCCTATAGTCGGCGGAATATTTGCGGATGCCATCGACATGGTAATAGGATGTTCATTGTTACTAAAAAACTCTATAGGCATTTTTGGAGCAATTGTTGTTTTCCTCATTTGTATCTTCCCTGTGATAAAGATTATTTCAATTATGGTGATATATAAAATTGCCAGCGCCCTAGTTGAACCCCTGGGAGAGAATAAAATTGTAAAATGTTTAAATGATGTGGGGAATTCCCTTACCATGATTTTTGTCTGTGTATCAGCTGTAGCTATGATGCTGTTTATAGCAATAACAATAATAATTGGCGCCGGTAATGTTATGGTGATGATGCGTTAA
- the spoIIIAF gene encoding stage III sporulation protein AF, translating into MIEFLKNWIRSIVLIIFFAFLLEVFMPRSDLSRYIKVILGFLVIITVLSPVLSLFNLDFDFNQRIWAIKNDIEIQEITERGKSIQKDYNEQAIEQYKKGIVEQIKSHILDVVGLDESKIEINVEICEDIHDKDFGKLQGVEVIIDYSKKEEMGVKKIKPVEISIGLPNETKKASSDRNEVDNDSILINNIKKALSQFYNISHERVYIEVRKDEDYGAF; encoded by the coding sequence TTGATCGAATTCCTGAAAAACTGGATTAGGAGTATAGTCTTAATTATATTTTTTGCTTTCCTTTTAGAAGTATTTATGCCCAGAAGCGATTTAAGCAGATATATAAAAGTTATATTAGGTTTTTTGGTAATTATAACTGTTTTAAGCCCGGTTTTAAGCCTATTTAATTTAGATTTTGATTTCAACCAGAGGATCTGGGCAATAAAAAATGATATAGAAATACAAGAAATAACTGAAAGAGGGAAGAGTATTCAAAAGGATTATAATGAACAGGCTATTGAACAGTATAAAAAAGGCATAGTGGAACAGATTAAAAGTCACATTCTCGATGTTGTTGGGTTAGATGAATCTAAAATTGAGATAAATGTAGAAATATGTGAAGATATTCATGATAAAGATTTTGGTAAACTGCAGGGGGTAGAAGTTATAATAGATTATTCAAAAAAAGAAGAAATGGGTGTAAAGAAAATTAAACCTGTAGAAATATCTATAGGATTACCTAATGAAACAAAGAAAGCATCGTCTGACCGAAATGAGGTAGATAATGATAGTATATTAATCAATAACATAAAAAAGGCCCTGTCTCAGTTTTATAACATTTCCCATGAAAGGGTTTATATAGAAGTGAGAAAGGATGAAGATTATGGAGCTTTTTAA
- the spoIIIAG gene encoding stage III sporulation protein AG — protein MELFKNINTFLKKISNSQGKNINTLFIYLLIGVIILTAGSILFDSPGSERKAENTVTNLEKRPVKEESSIEYKHILEKQLKDILSCINGVGRVEIMITLDTDEEIQPAYNISETRKNTEEKDTQGGIRNIAEFNSDKKVVIVREQGGNEKPVVVKEIKPRVKGVIVVAEGAENSAIEEKLTKAVKTVLNIPVYKIKVLPMKK, from the coding sequence ATGGAGCTTTTTAAGAATATAAACACTTTTTTGAAGAAAATCAGCAATTCTCAAGGCAAGAATATTAATACCCTTTTCATTTATCTGTTAATAGGGGTTATAATTCTGACAGCCGGAAGTATTCTTTTTGATAGCCCCGGTTCTGAAAGAAAAGCAGAAAATACAGTTACAAATTTAGAAAAGCGACCTGTGAAGGAAGAATCCAGCATAGAATATAAACATATCCTTGAAAAACAACTAAAGGATATCTTATCCTGTATTAATGGTGTTGGAAGGGTAGAAATAATGATAACTTTAGATACCGATGAAGAGATTCAGCCTGCATACAATATTTCAGAAACCAGAAAAAATACTGAAGAAAAAGATACACAGGGTGGAATAAGGAATATAGCTGAGTTTAATAGTGACAAGAAAGTAGTTATTGTCAGGGAACAGGGCGGGAATGAAAAACCGGTGGTAGTAAAGGAAATAAAACCCCGTGTAAAAGGAGTAATTGTCGTAGCTGAAGGAGCAGAAAATTCTGCTATCGAAGAAAAACTAACTAAAGCCGTTAAAACGGTGTTAAATATTCCTGTTTATAAGATTAAAGTCTTACCGATGAAAAAATAA
- a CDS encoding SpoIIIAH-like family protein, whose amino-acid sequence MIIKKRTLVIFVLIIILGITIHLYLNKESLDFEEITQTEKAVLNQVEFPQDDLEDFEKGQNFFIDYKLERDRLRSQEIDMLREIIYNPNSDKEIRERAQEDLLKIIRQMEKELILENLIKGKGFEDAVIFFGDDSVNVIVKTQGLDDKQVAQICDIVSKGTGLSLDKITIIERK is encoded by the coding sequence TTGATTATAAAAAAAAGGACATTAGTAATTTTTGTGTTAATCATTATTTTGGGGATAACCATACATCTTTATTTAAATAAAGAATCCCTTGATTTTGAAGAAATAACCCAGACGGAAAAAGCGGTCTTAAATCAAGTAGAGTTTCCTCAGGATGATTTAGAAGATTTCGAGAAAGGCCAGAATTTTTTTATAGATTATAAATTAGAAAGGGATAGGTTAAGAAGCCAGGAAATAGATATGTTGAGGGAAATAATTTATAATCCAAATTCTGATAAGGAGATTCGAGAACGAGCACAGGAAGACCTGCTAAAAATCATACGGCAGATGGAGAAAGAACTAATCCTGGAAAACCTTATTAAAGGGAAAGGGTTTGAAGATGCGGTTATCTTCTTTGGTGATGATTCAGTTAATGTAATAGTTAAAACTCAGGGGTTGGACGACAAACAGGTTGCACAAATCTGTGATATTGTTTCAAAAGGGACTGGTTTATCTCTAGATAAAATAACAATTATTGAAAGAAAATAA
- a CDS encoding Asp23/Gls24 family envelope stress response protein has translation MELTNNANDNKGTIKIADEVVSIIAGIAATEVKGVAGMSGGVAGGIVEILGKKNLSKGVKVEVGEKEAAVDLYVIVEYGVRIPEVAWNIQENVKQAIENMTGLEVVEVNIHVQGVNFQHENKEDGRVR, from the coding sequence ATGGAGCTAACCAACAATGCTAACGATAATAAAGGTACGATAAAAATTGCCGATGAGGTTGTAAGTATAATAGCCGGTATTGCTGCAACGGAAGTCAAAGGAGTTGCCGGGATGAGCGGAGGAGTAGCCGGCGGTATAGTGGAAATACTTGGAAAAAAGAACCTATCTAAAGGTGTTAAGGTTGAAGTTGGGGAAAAAGAAGCTGCCGTAGATTTATATGTTATTGTTGAATATGGTGTAAGAATCCCGGAAGTAGCATGGAACATTCAGGAAAATGTCAAACAGGCAATTGAAAATATGACAGGTTTGGAAGTAGTAGAGGTTAATATTCATGTTCAAGGTGTTAATTTTCAGCATGAGAATAAAGAAGATGGAAGGGTAAGATAA
- the amaP gene encoding alkaline shock response membrane anchor protein AmaP: MTLFDRFMLTIYTFCLTIFSIFAILISLRVLPVDFCWTTFKGIYGRWETGLIGLVFLIVSLKFLLSGIKGNKYNQILISTTSLGEISISLVAIENTVIKTVKEIIGVRDVEVKIRNYSDGIRLILKLNIIPDVNIPEITTEIQKNVKEYVETTTGIKIKEIKVLIGNIATNIKSRVS; the protein is encoded by the coding sequence ATGACTTTATTTGATAGGTTTATGCTGACGATATATACCTTCTGCCTTACTATTTTTTCTATTTTTGCCATATTAATATCACTTAGGGTTTTGCCTGTGGATTTTTGCTGGACAACCTTTAAAGGGATTTATGGAAGATGGGAAACAGGTCTTATAGGGTTAGTATTTTTAATCGTAAGTTTAAAATTTTTGCTCTCTGGTATCAAAGGAAACAAATATAATCAAATACTGATTTCTACAACTTCTCTTGGGGAGATTAGTATTTCGTTAGTTGCCATAGAAAACACAGTAATTAAAACCGTAAAAGAAATAATAGGGGTTAGGGATGTAGAGGTAAAGATTAGAAATTATTCAGATGGCATTCGGTTAATTCTTAAATTAAACATAATACCTGATGTAAATATCCCTGAAATTACAACAGAAATACAGAAAAATGTTAAAGAATATGTGGAAACAACAACGGGCATTAAAATTAAAGAAATAAAGGTTCTGATCGGGAATATAGCTACAAACATTAAATCAAGGGTTAGTTAG
- a CDS encoding DUF2273 domain-containing protein, with product MWKDIVRDVLKEHKGKIIGAFLGLVISLMILFLGFFRAVFIIMCVLIGYFIGNRIDKKEDIKELLEKFLPPGSD from the coding sequence ATGTGGAAGGATATTGTAAGAGATGTATTAAAAGAACATAAGGGTAAAATAATTGGGGCCTTTTTAGGTCTGGTAATAAGTTTAATGATATTGTTCCTTGGATTTTTTAGGGCTGTTTTTATAATAATGTGTGTCTTAATAGGATACTTTATTGGTAACCGTATAGATAAAAAGGAAGATATAAAAGAATTGCTGGAAAAATTTTTACCACCAGGTTCAGATTAA
- the nusB gene encoding transcription antitermination factor NusB, translated as MNRRMARENVLKILFEIDVGGKPAEDALADFFENIGINLNNVSDRNLIYIKETVEGTVKNRKEIDSIIEEFTIDWKLDRLANVDKNVLRFSIFEILFKDDIPIQATINEAVELTKKYNTEEAGKFVNGILGEIVKQLDKINKRLKRP; from the coding sequence ATGAACAGAAGGATGGCCCGGGAAAACGTGTTAAAAATTCTATTTGAGATTGATGTGGGGGGAAAGCCCGCAGAAGATGCTCTGGCGGATTTTTTTGAGAATATAGGTATAAACTTAAATAATGTTTCAGATAGAAACTTGATTTACATTAAAGAAACCGTAGAAGGAACGGTAAAAAATAGAAAAGAAATAGACTCCATTATTGAAGAATTTACTATTGATTGGAAGCTCGATCGTTTAGCTAATGTAGACAAAAATGTTTTAAGGTTTTCGATATTTGAAATCTTATTTAAGGATGATATCCCTATCCAGGCGACGATTAATGAAGCTGTTGAATTAACAAAAAAGTATAACACAGAAGAAGCAGGAAAGTTTGTTAATGGGATACTGGGAGAAATAGTGAAACAGCTTGATAAAATCAATAAAAGATTAAAAAGACCCTGA